Proteins encoded together in one Chitinophaga lutea window:
- a CDS encoding DUF3347 domain-containing protein, with translation MIIRRFSGIILLAASLAACNQPQGADDAAGKAAAEQPLTAVTATLPAVYYDSLQVTMSAYYQLSAALVKADTMGADMAAAALKYHLDSLPVARTGLDSSRVAQLAGQASGISAELEGMLIDKNGLDGRRLAFQMVSDQLYDLLRVTPLKNTAIFRQYCPMAFDNRGAHWLSDKTEIVNPYFGDEMLHCGSVTDTLRF, from the coding sequence ATGATTATTCGTCGTTTTTCAGGAATCATTTTATTAGCCGCCTCCCTGGCCGCCTGCAACCAGCCACAGGGCGCGGATGATGCCGCCGGTAAAGCAGCGGCGGAGCAGCCCCTTACTGCTGTAACCGCCACCTTGCCTGCAGTGTACTATGATTCCCTGCAAGTGACTATGTCCGCCTATTACCAGCTGTCGGCCGCGCTCGTCAAGGCAGACACAATGGGAGCGGATATGGCGGCTGCGGCATTGAAATATCACCTCGACAGTCTGCCGGTGGCACGTACAGGGCTCGACTCCTCCCGGGTGGCGCAATTGGCCGGCCAGGCATCGGGGATTTCCGCAGAACTGGAGGGTATGCTGATCGACAAAAACGGGCTGGACGGCCGGCGCCTCGCTTTTCAGATGGTTTCCGACCAGCTATACGACCTGCTGAGGGTAACGCCGCTGAAAAACACCGCCATTTTCCGCCAATACTGCCCGATGGCCTTCGATAACCGCGGTGCTCACTGGCTCAGTGATAAAACGGAAATTGTCAATCCATATTTCGGGGATGAAATGTTGCACTGCGGCTCCGTGACGGATACGCTGAGGTTTTGA
- the thrS gene encoding threonine--tRNA ligase gives MINITFPDGAVRQYEQGVSALDIAKSISEGLARKVLAAKVNGQVIDATRPITKDGTLQLLTWTDTDGKATMWHSSAHLMAEALESLYPGVKFGYGPPLENGGFFYDVDLDGRAISDEELRQLEAKMTELAKQNNAYVRKDVSKADAIQYFTDKNDPYKLDLLQKLEDGSITFYTQGAFTDLCRGPHIPSTGFIKAVKLTNIAGAYWLGNENNKMLTRIYGITFPSQKELDEYLTLLEEAKKRDHRKLGKELELFAFSERVGLGLPLWLPKGAMLRERLQNFLQKAQVESGYLPVVTPHIGSKNLYVTSGHYEKYGKDSFQPIHTPEEGEEFLLKPMNCPHHCEIYKTSPKSYKDLPVRFAEFGTVYRYEQHGELHGLTRVRGFTQDDAHLFCRPDQVKEEFCKVIDLVLYVFNSLSFTDFTAQISLRDQEDRSKYIGSDENWNLAEQAIIESAAEKGLRTVVEYGEAAFYGPKLDFMVKDALGRKWQLGTIQVDYNLPERFELEYIGADNKPHRPVMIHRAPFGSLERFIAVLIEHCAGKFPLWLTPTQVKILPISDKFVPYSEKVAELLKNAEIRAEIDDRSEKIGKKIREAELAKVPYMLVVGEKEEADGKVAVRRQAKGDLGTMEIAAFMKLVEDEVINRKPFE, from the coding sequence ATGATCAACATTACATTCCCGGACGGCGCAGTAAGACAGTATGAACAAGGCGTATCAGCACTGGACATTGCAAAATCCATCAGCGAAGGTTTAGCCCGCAAGGTTTTAGCGGCGAAAGTAAACGGACAGGTGATTGACGCAACCCGCCCCATTACGAAAGATGGTACCCTGCAGTTGCTCACGTGGACGGATACGGACGGCAAAGCGACTATGTGGCATTCTTCCGCCCACCTCATGGCGGAAGCGCTGGAGAGCCTGTACCCGGGAGTGAAATTCGGTTACGGTCCCCCGCTGGAAAACGGCGGTTTCTTCTACGACGTAGACCTCGACGGCCGCGCCATTTCCGATGAGGAACTGCGCCAGCTGGAAGCAAAAATGACCGAACTGGCCAAACAGAACAACGCCTACGTCCGCAAAGACGTTTCCAAGGCGGATGCCATCCAGTACTTTACAGACAAAAACGACCCTTATAAACTTGACCTGCTGCAAAAGCTGGAAGACGGTTCGATTACATTCTACACCCAGGGGGCGTTCACCGACCTCTGCCGTGGCCCGCACATTCCCAGCACCGGCTTCATCAAAGCCGTAAAGCTGACCAATATTGCCGGCGCGTACTGGCTGGGGAACGAAAACAACAAGATGCTCACCCGCATCTACGGTATCACTTTCCCGTCCCAAAAGGAGCTCGACGAGTACCTGACCCTGCTGGAAGAAGCGAAAAAACGCGATCACCGCAAGCTGGGCAAGGAACTGGAACTGTTTGCCTTCTCCGAGCGGGTAGGCCTGGGCCTGCCGCTGTGGCTGCCCAAAGGCGCCATGCTCCGCGAACGGCTGCAGAACTTTTTGCAGAAAGCACAGGTGGAAAGCGGCTACCTGCCTGTGGTTACACCACATATCGGCAGTAAAAACCTGTATGTGACCTCCGGGCACTACGAAAAATACGGGAAAGACAGCTTCCAGCCCATCCATACGCCGGAAGAGGGAGAGGAGTTCCTGCTCAAACCCATGAACTGCCCGCACCACTGCGAGATTTACAAAACTTCGCCCAAATCGTATAAAGACCTGCCCGTGCGTTTTGCCGAATTCGGCACCGTTTACCGTTACGAACAACACGGTGAACTGCACGGTTTGACAAGGGTGAGGGGCTTTACCCAGGACGATGCCCACCTTTTCTGCCGGCCCGACCAGGTGAAAGAGGAATTCTGCAAGGTGATCGACCTGGTGCTGTATGTGTTCAACAGTCTCAGTTTCACTGATTTTACCGCCCAGATCTCCCTGCGCGACCAGGAAGACCGCAGCAAATACATCGGTTCCGACGAAAACTGGAACCTCGCGGAGCAGGCCATTATCGAGTCTGCCGCCGAAAAAGGGCTGCGCACCGTCGTGGAATACGGCGAAGCGGCGTTCTACGGCCCGAAACTCGACTTTATGGTGAAAGACGCCCTGGGCCGCAAGTGGCAGCTGGGTACCATCCAGGTGGACTACAACCTGCCGGAACGTTTTGAGCTGGAATATATCGGTGCCGACAACAAGCCCCACCGGCCGGTCATGATCCACCGGGCGCCCTTCGGTTCCCTGGAACGTTTCATTGCCGTGCTGATCGAGCACTGCGCAGGTAAGTTCCCGCTGTGGCTGACGCCCACCCAGGTGAAAATCCTGCCCATCAGCGACAAGTTCGTGCCGTATTCAGAAAAAGTGGCAGAATTGCTAAAAAATGCGGAAATTCGCGCTGAAATTGATGATAGGAGCGAAAAGATCGGTAAGAAGATACGTGAGGCGGAACTGGCAAAAGTACCTTACATGCTCGTGGTAGGTGAAAAAGAAGAGGCAGACGGCAAGGTAGCGGTACGCAGGCAGGCCAAAGGCGATCTCGGAACAATGGAAATAGCAGCGTTTATGAAACTGGTGGAAGATGAAGTCATCAACCGCAAACCTTTCGAATAA
- a CDS encoding ABC-F family ATP-binding cassette domain-containing protein: MLIALQDITFEFGARTIIEDSSLHIIPGDRIGLIGLNGTGKSTLLRIINGEYTISKGSINKIRNLSIGFFNQDLLSFETDDSILNVGMTAFEQALKVEKELEELTAKLEHSQDEALLHEYSDKLHEFDTLDGYNIRHKTATVLEGLGFSTADLERPYNQFSGGWRMRVLLARLILQQPDVLMLDEPTNHLDLPSIEWLEKYLSNYSGAVIIVSHDRYFLDRMVNKIVEVYQEQLHHYAGNYSDYEKEKVLRRELQQRAYENQQDYIRQQERFIERFKAKASKAAQAQSIAKRLDKLERVEQVDGGPSKIRMNFSVDKMPGKILCTLDNVSKSFGDLHILKHAKAEINRGDKIGLIGANGKGKSTLLRVIAGTEPIQGNRTPGHNVVTSFYAQHQLEDLHLDNEILEELKSCGSGKTEMELRSLLGCFLFQGDDVFKKIRILSGGEKARVALAKVIISQANFLMLDEPTNHLDMNSVEMLIDALGKYEGSLVLVSHDRYFVSKTANKIWEIVDGEIKEFKGTYTEWEEWKKRQALAAQPPKPDKKSASAAASVSAPAPAQPVQAPANTPSANKPIDKDLKKELQKQQRQFQQLEQQIAGLKDKMQLLEADLANPDIYGDKQKFLNAETAYKKATAELEKANKEYETVFEKVMELEEKMQA; the protein is encoded by the coding sequence ATGCTCATCGCACTGCAGGACATCACATTTGAATTCGGCGCAAGAACCATTATAGAGGATTCTTCCTTGCACATTATTCCGGGCGACCGCATCGGGCTGATCGGCCTGAACGGGACCGGTAAATCCACCCTGCTCCGCATTATCAACGGAGAATATACCATTTCGAAAGGCAGTATAAATAAAATACGCAACCTGAGCATCGGTTTCTTCAACCAGGACCTGCTGAGCTTCGAAACCGACGACTCCATCCTCAATGTAGGCATGACGGCCTTCGAGCAGGCCCTCAAAGTGGAAAAGGAGCTGGAAGAACTGACCGCCAAACTGGAACATTCGCAGGACGAAGCCCTGTTGCATGAGTATAGCGACAAACTCCACGAGTTCGACACCCTTGACGGCTACAATATCCGCCACAAAACGGCCACCGTGCTGGAAGGCCTCGGCTTCAGCACGGCCGACCTGGAACGGCCCTACAACCAGTTCTCCGGCGGCTGGCGCATGCGTGTGCTCCTGGCCCGCCTCATCCTGCAGCAGCCCGACGTGCTGATGCTTGACGAACCGACCAACCACCTTGACCTTCCGTCGATCGAGTGGCTGGAAAAGTACCTGTCCAACTATAGCGGCGCGGTGATCATCGTTTCGCACGACCGGTATTTCCTCGACCGGATGGTCAACAAGATCGTGGAAGTGTACCAGGAACAGCTGCACCATTACGCCGGCAACTACAGCGACTACGAAAAAGAAAAGGTGCTCCGCCGCGAGCTGCAGCAAAGGGCTTACGAAAACCAGCAGGACTATATCCGTCAGCAGGAAAGGTTTATCGAGCGGTTTAAAGCCAAAGCATCCAAAGCCGCGCAGGCCCAGAGTATCGCCAAAAGGCTCGATAAACTTGAACGCGTGGAACAGGTAGACGGCGGCCCGTCCAAAATCCGGATGAACTTTTCCGTAGACAAAATGCCCGGTAAAATCCTCTGCACCCTCGACAATGTCAGCAAATCGTTTGGCGACCTTCATATTCTGAAACATGCCAAAGCGGAGATCAACCGCGGCGATAAAATAGGCCTTATCGGGGCCAACGGTAAGGGGAAGTCCACCCTCCTGCGCGTAATCGCCGGCACGGAGCCCATCCAGGGCAACCGTACCCCCGGTCATAACGTGGTGACCAGCTTCTATGCGCAACACCAGCTGGAAGACCTGCACCTCGACAATGAAATACTCGAGGAACTGAAAAGCTGCGGCAGTGGCAAAACCGAAATGGAACTGCGTTCCCTGCTCGGTTGTTTCCTGTTCCAGGGAGACGATGTGTTCAAAAAGATCCGCATCCTCTCCGGTGGTGAGAAAGCCCGTGTGGCGCTCGCCAAGGTAATCATCAGCCAGGCGAATTTCCTGATGCTTGACGAACCGACCAACCACCTGGACATGAACTCCGTGGAAATGCTCATCGACGCCCTCGGTAAATATGAGGGAAGCCTGGTGCTCGTTTCGCACGACCGTTATTTTGTGAGCAAAACCGCCAACAAAATCTGGGAAATCGTAGACGGGGAAATCAAGGAATTCAAAGGCACCTATACGGAATGGGAAGAATGGAAGAAACGCCAGGCGCTGGCAGCCCAGCCTCCCAAACCCGATAAAAAATCGGCGTCCGCTGCGGCCAGCGTATCCGCTCCTGCACCGGCGCAACCCGTCCAGGCGCCTGCCAATACACCATCAGCCAACAAGCCGATCGACAAGGACCTGAAAAAGGAACTGCAAAAACAACAGCGCCAGTTTCAGCAACTGGAGCAACAGATCGCCGGCCTGAAAGACAAAATGCAACTGCTGGAGGCGGACCTCGCCAACCCGGACATTTACGGTGACAAACAAAAATTCCTCAACGCCGAAACCGCCTATAAAAAGGCCACCGCCGAACTGGAAAAAGCCAATAAGGAATACGAAACCGTATTTGAAAAAGTCATGGAACTGGAAGAAAAAATGCAGGCTTAA
- a CDS encoding uracil-DNA glycosylase family protein, with amino-acid sequence MKTMADKIIHFNTHLVYKGTLPPGIRIMNPFREQPGVVDIMTTFYKKFYNDTHTRKLILGINPGRFGAGVTGIPFTDSHRLADPCGIIIPGIKTYEPSSVFVYDVIAAYGGPKAFYHDFYIGAICPLGFTSQKPGGKEVNYNYYDSKALTDAVLEFMLDSLRKQLAFGLDTRVAYVLGTGKNAAFIQKLNEQYRFFERIEPLEHPRFVMQYRLKRKEEYINKYLEAFHL; translated from the coding sequence ATGAAAACAATGGCCGACAAGATCATCCACTTCAACACCCACCTTGTTTACAAAGGCACACTGCCACCCGGTATCCGTATCATGAACCCTTTCCGGGAGCAGCCGGGCGTGGTGGACATCATGACCACCTTTTACAAGAAGTTCTATAACGACACCCATACCCGCAAACTGATACTGGGCATCAATCCCGGTCGCTTCGGCGCGGGTGTTACAGGCATTCCGTTCACGGACTCGCACCGGCTGGCCGATCCCTGTGGCATTATTATTCCCGGCATCAAAACCTACGAGCCCTCATCGGTCTTTGTGTATGATGTAATTGCAGCCTATGGCGGGCCCAAGGCGTTCTACCACGACTTTTACATCGGCGCCATCTGCCCGCTCGGGTTTACCTCCCAAAAGCCCGGCGGTAAAGAAGTCAACTACAATTATTACGACAGCAAGGCGCTCACCGATGCCGTATTGGAATTTATGCTCGACAGTCTCCGGAAACAGCTGGCCTTCGGCCTCGACACACGGGTGGCCTATGTGCTGGGCACCGGCAAAAACGCCGCCTTTATCCAAAAACTTAATGAGCAATACCGTTTCTTCGAACGCATCGAGCCGCTGGAGCATCCGCGGTTCGTGATGCAATACCGGCTGAAACGGAAGGAGGAATACATCAATAAATACCTCGAGGCGTTCCATCTTTGA
- a CDS encoding TonB-dependent receptor: MKIACRLFLLLSCFFSTLSYAQQRFVISGYVRDSTSGESLMGASIGIKGTSSGVQANTYGFYAITLPAGEYTLAFSFMGYEAQERTVQVKASQNLNTSLVPKSFQAREIVITEKRKDENVKNTEMGKVELATEQMKKLPALMGEVDPLKAIQLMPGVQAAGEGNAGFYVRGGGPDQNLILLDEAPVYNTGHLFGFFSVFNADAIRDVTLIKGGMPASYGGRLSSVLDVVMKDGNNQVFQVEGGIGAIASRLSIQGPIQKDKSSFIISGRRTYADLLAKPFVKKTSSFYGSGYHFHDLNAKINYRFSDKDRLFLSGYVGRDVFRYRNAGRSFETDIPWGNNTATLRWNHVFSKKLFMNTSLIYNDYKFQFSATQQTFHMNLQSGIRDYNGKLDFDYFINFRHHLKFGGNYIYHRFTPSSISGRQDTTTFKPDNAFRKYAHEAALYIQDDWEISPQLKVNLGLRYSGFRQIGPYTRYIRDGDGNKIDSVTYKWNEEVRSYGGFEPRIIVRYAWNERNSIKAAVTRNNQFIHLVTNAGSTLPTDIWVPSTLNVKPQYAWQYAIGYYRNFNENAWEASGEAYYKDMQNQIEYRSGYTPTLKDPEEEFVFGRGYAYGLELFLRKIKGKFTGWVGYTLAWTWRQFPDLNGGKRFPAKYDRRHDLAIVAMYDLNPRWSFSGVFIFGSGNTTTLPEKFYFVEGVLMQEYGDMNGYRMKPYHRLDLSAVYTPGKKKKKNRKFTSSWAFSIYNTYSRLNPYFIYFDQTGAVLNGDLEIKAKQVSLFPIIPAITWNFKF; encoded by the coding sequence ATGAAAATCGCCTGCCGCCTCTTTCTTTTATTATCCTGTTTTTTCTCCACGCTATCGTATGCGCAGCAGCGGTTCGTCATCAGCGGTTATGTGCGCGACAGTACATCCGGCGAATCCCTGATGGGCGCCAGCATCGGCATCAAAGGCACCAGCAGCGGCGTGCAGGCCAATACGTACGGTTTTTACGCGATCACGCTGCCGGCGGGCGAATACACTCTCGCGTTTTCTTTCATGGGATATGAAGCGCAGGAAAGAACCGTCCAGGTAAAAGCTTCCCAGAACCTGAACACTTCCCTGGTGCCAAAATCCTTCCAGGCCCGCGAAATCGTCATCACGGAAAAACGCAAAGACGAAAATGTCAAAAACACCGAGATGGGCAAAGTGGAGCTGGCTACGGAACAAATGAAGAAACTGCCGGCACTGATGGGGGAAGTGGACCCGCTGAAAGCCATACAGCTGATGCCGGGCGTACAGGCTGCCGGGGAAGGTAACGCGGGCTTTTATGTGCGGGGCGGCGGACCGGACCAGAACCTCATTCTGCTGGATGAAGCGCCGGTATACAACACGGGGCACCTTTTCGGATTCTTTTCCGTGTTTAATGCAGACGCCATCCGCGATGTGACCCTGATCAAGGGCGGAATGCCCGCCAGCTATGGGGGACGCCTGTCGTCTGTGCTCGATGTGGTCATGAAAGACGGCAACAACCAGGTGTTCCAGGTAGAAGGCGGCATCGGCGCAATCGCCTCCCGGCTTAGCATCCAGGGGCCCATCCAGAAAGACAAATCGAGCTTTATCATCTCCGGCAGAAGAACGTACGCGGACCTGCTGGCCAAACCCTTTGTCAAAAAGACGAGTTCTTTTTACGGTTCGGGCTACCACTTCCACGATCTGAACGCCAAAATCAACTACCGCTTTTCGGATAAAGACCGCCTTTTCCTGAGCGGTTACGTGGGGCGGGATGTTTTCCGCTACCGTAACGCGGGGCGCAGCTTTGAAACGGATATCCCCTGGGGGAACAATACAGCTACACTCCGGTGGAATCATGTGTTCAGCAAAAAACTCTTTATGAACACCTCGCTGATCTACAACGATTACAAATTCCAGTTCAGCGCTACCCAGCAAACCTTCCACATGAACCTGCAATCCGGCATCCGGGATTACAACGGGAAGCTGGACTTCGATTATTTCATCAACTTCAGGCATCACCTCAAATTCGGCGGCAACTATATCTATCACCGCTTCACGCCGTCGTCCATCAGCGGGCGACAGGATACCACGACCTTCAAACCGGACAACGCCTTCCGCAAATATGCGCATGAGGCGGCGTTGTATATCCAGGACGACTGGGAAATAAGCCCCCAGCTGAAAGTTAACCTGGGATTGCGTTACAGCGGTTTCCGCCAGATCGGCCCGTACACGCGCTATATCCGGGACGGAGACGGTAACAAAATCGATAGCGTTACCTATAAATGGAACGAAGAAGTGCGCAGCTACGGCGGGTTTGAACCGCGCATCATCGTACGGTATGCCTGGAACGAGCGGAACTCGATCAAAGCGGCGGTTACCCGCAACAACCAGTTCATTCACCTGGTGACCAATGCCGGCAGCACTTTACCGACAGACATCTGGGTGCCCAGCACCCTCAACGTAAAACCGCAATATGCCTGGCAATATGCCATCGGCTATTACCGCAACTTCAATGAAAATGCCTGGGAAGCCTCCGGGGAAGCCTATTACAAGGATATGCAAAACCAGATAGAGTACCGCTCCGGGTACACGCCCACGCTGAAAGATCCGGAAGAGGAATTCGTATTCGGCAGGGGGTATGCCTATGGACTGGAGCTGTTCCTGCGTAAAATCAAAGGGAAATTCACGGGTTGGGTGGGTTACACGCTGGCCTGGACCTGGCGCCAGTTTCCCGATCTCAACGGCGGCAAAAGGTTCCCCGCGAAATACGACCGGCGGCACGACCTGGCGATTGTGGCCATGTATGATCTCAACCCACGCTGGAGCTTTTCCGGCGTGTTCATTTTCGGTTCCGGCAATACCACCACCTTGCCGGAGAAATTCTATTTCGTGGAAGGCGTGCTGATGCAGGAATACGGAGACATGAACGGTTACCGGATGAAGCCCTATCACCGCCTCGACCTGTCGGCCGTTTACACGCCCGGAAAGAAGAAAAAGAAAAACAGGAAATTCACCAGCAGCTGGGCTTTTTCCATCTACAACACTTACAGCCGCCTCAACCCGTATTTCATCTACTTCGATCAGACAGGGGCGGTGCTGAACGGCGATCTGGAGATCAAAGCGAAGCAGGTGTCACTGTTCCCGATTATCCCGGCCATTACGTGGAATTTTAAGTTCTGA
- a CDS encoding DUF6630 family protein, giving the protein MTAEIVTEENVTRILDKLLDTQTFSTESRIPGLKGSVIAGSSYLDAYHTEESLDFKKHGFDSADAFLTWLLGQCGATTFAREHLLVVYYPENTTGELSKHLKWLTIPFYFAFTDKGMHILQSTRHSYIDIIEEMKALRPLENVPEADQAKATQQLADALLSLGRRLRLPFAAGSAPKKAPSEEKLIKELTALLLKPDAKTAKELKTITAEAVAELRTGSGDDEDDNDGENSRAIRGLTLLQHVPVAHADWKFSAADMESYLEEITGQEMKLDLPRPDILSSDLFPYAQQAMAGNGWTLLSYDTGGDSYMFFAVYTADADRVIRLFEQLGLPAEICK; this is encoded by the coding sequence ATGACAGCGGAGATCGTCACTGAAGAAAATGTTACCCGGATACTGGACAAACTGTTGGATACCCAGACCTTTTCCACCGAATCGCGCATTCCCGGCCTGAAAGGCTCCGTGATCGCAGGCAGTTCCTATCTGGATGCCTACCACACCGAAGAAAGCCTCGATTTCAAAAAACACGGATTCGACAGCGCCGACGCCTTCCTGACCTGGCTGCTGGGCCAGTGCGGAGCGACCACCTTCGCCCGGGAACACCTGCTGGTAGTGTATTATCCTGAAAACACCACCGGCGAATTATCGAAGCACCTCAAATGGCTGACCATCCCGTTTTATTTCGCTTTTACGGACAAAGGCATGCACATCCTGCAAAGCACACGGCATAGCTATATCGACATTATCGAGGAAATGAAGGCGCTACGCCCACTGGAGAACGTGCCGGAAGCCGACCAGGCAAAGGCCACGCAACAACTGGCCGATGCCTTGCTCAGCCTGGGCAGGCGGCTGCGCCTCCCCTTCGCCGCCGGCAGCGCACCGAAAAAAGCGCCCAGCGAAGAAAAACTCATCAAGGAATTGACGGCTCTCCTGCTGAAGCCCGATGCCAAAACCGCCAAAGAGCTGAAAACGATTACCGCAGAAGCCGTGGCCGAACTCCGCACCGGTTCCGGCGACGATGAAGACGACAACGATGGCGAAAACAGCCGCGCCATCCGCGGCCTCACGTTACTGCAGCACGTACCGGTAGCGCATGCCGACTGGAAATTCAGCGCCGCGGACATGGAAAGCTACCTGGAAGAAATCACCGGCCAGGAAATGAAACTGGACCTTCCCCGGCCCGACATACTCTCGTCCGATCTGTTCCCTTACGCCCAGCAGGCCATGGCCGGCAACGGCTGGACGCTGCTCTCCTACGATACCGGCGGCGACAGCTATATGTTTTTCGCCGTATACACCGCGGACGCCGACAGGGTTATCCGGCTGTTTGAGCAACTGGGGCTGCCCGCGGAGATCTGCAAATAA
- a CDS encoding sensor histidine kinase → MNILKKIIDWRLHHVLFWLAFFVVWITLRIDDYPDLLPTILAGLLKVLSLAGAVYFTNYVLIPKFLYTKKYIAFLLSFTALVFVTGFLVIKLLDLILLPYASSITHWPNATLNSQLYDVYIPLFFMVGAAAGIKFYIDQLRTLHRLQSALRAGAEQELQYLRSQINPHSLFNSLNTIYFLIDKENKPARETLMKFSELLRYQLYDCNTESIGIEREVQYLRNYVAIQRLRHDEQYDIQFDSAASVRDFNIAPLLLIPFVENAFKHVSSHLSPNSIHISMDMTGGRFCLRVRNTREEKNTGAAGGIGLANVKRRLELLYPEKYDLHIQNGGDLYSVTLNLQVT, encoded by the coding sequence ATGAACATTCTCAAAAAGATCATCGACTGGCGCCTCCATCACGTGCTTTTCTGGCTGGCATTCTTTGTGGTGTGGATCACATTGCGGATAGATGATTACCCGGACCTCCTGCCCACGATCCTGGCAGGCCTCCTCAAAGTCCTTTCCCTCGCCGGCGCCGTCTATTTCACCAACTATGTTCTCATCCCGAAGTTTCTTTACACCAAAAAATACATCGCGTTCCTCCTCTCCTTCACCGCCCTCGTTTTTGTCACCGGCTTTCTCGTCATCAAACTGCTCGACCTCATCCTGCTGCCCTACGCCTCCAGCATCACCCACTGGCCCAACGCCACCCTCAACAGCCAGCTGTACGACGTGTACATCCCGTTGTTCTTTATGGTAGGCGCCGCGGCAGGCATCAAATTCTATATCGACCAGCTGCGCACCCTCCACCGCCTCCAGAGCGCCCTGCGGGCCGGCGCGGAACAGGAGTTGCAATACCTTCGTTCCCAGATCAACCCGCATTCGCTTTTCAATTCTCTCAATACCATCTATTTCCTGATCGATAAAGAAAACAAACCGGCCCGCGAAACGCTGATGAAATTTTCGGAATTGCTCCGCTACCAGCTGTACGACTGCAATACGGAAAGCATCGGCATCGAACGGGAGGTGCAATATCTCCGTAACTATGTAGCCATACAGCGGCTGCGGCACGACGAGCAATACGACATACAATTCGACAGTGCTGCGAGCGTACGCGATTTCAACATCGCCCCGCTCCTGCTGATCCCCTTTGTTGAAAACGCATTCAAACATGTATCGTCGCACTTGTCCCCGAATTCCATCCACATCAGCATGGACATGACGGGGGGCCGGTTTTGCCTCCGCGTACGGAATACCCGGGAAGAAAAAAATACCGGTGCTGCCGGCGGCATCGGCCTGGCCAACGTCAAAAGAAGACTGGAACTGCTGTACCCGGAGAAATACGACCTGCATATACAAAACGGCGGCGATCTTTATTCCGTGACCCTCAATCTGCAAGTAACATGA
- a CDS encoding LytR/AlgR family response regulator transcription factor, with protein sequence MTIRCLIVDDEPLARKGLKEYIEDVPFLELAGECDSPVKAAAILQTQPVQLLFLDVQMPRMTGIEFLRSLPQPPLVIFTTAHPDYAVESFELNALDYLLKPISFERFMKAVMKARAYMDVHQKKDADYFFIKCDNKLEKINFQDVLFVEALQNYVAVHTTQRKFTTYLTFKGVEEYLPAERFIKVHKSFIVAVDKIDSIDGNELVIGQHHIPISRNLKDEVMEKILNKRYLRR encoded by the coding sequence ATGACTATCCGTTGCCTCATCGTGGACGATGAACCGCTTGCCCGTAAAGGCCTGAAAGAATATATAGAAGATGTCCCTTTCCTGGAACTGGCCGGGGAATGTGACTCTCCCGTGAAAGCCGCCGCCATCCTGCAGACGCAGCCGGTGCAGCTGCTCTTCCTCGACGTCCAGATGCCGCGGATGACCGGCATCGAATTCCTCCGTTCCCTACCCCAGCCGCCGCTGGTCATTTTCACGACCGCGCACCCGGACTATGCCGTGGAAAGCTTTGAGCTCAACGCGCTGGACTACCTGCTGAAGCCGATATCGTTCGAACGATTCATGAAAGCCGTCATGAAAGCAAGGGCGTACATGGACGTGCATCAGAAAAAAGATGCGGACTATTTTTTCATCAAATGCGATAACAAACTCGAAAAAATAAATTTCCAGGATGTGCTGTTTGTGGAGGCGCTGCAGAACTATGTGGCCGTTCATACCACCCAGCGCAAATTCACGACCTACCTCACCTTCAAAGGCGTGGAAGAATACCTGCCGGCGGAGCGGTTTATCAAAGTCCACAAGTCGTTCATTGTGGCCGTCGACAAAATAGACAGCATTGACGGGAACGAGCTGGTCATCGGCCAGCATCATATCCCCATCAGCCGCAACCTGAAAGACGAAGTAATGGAAAAAATCCTGAACAAACGGTACCTCCGGCGGTAG